The Gopherus flavomarginatus isolate rGopFla2 chromosome 4, rGopFla2.mat.asm, whole genome shotgun sequence genomic interval ACCTGTCATGGAGTTCACTACTTTTTGCTGGAGTACATCCTTGTCACTTATCCAGGGATTAGCTCATGACCAGTCTGACACCCCCTTTTTCAGTGTCTCATTTTCTCAGGAGTCAGGTTATACCCTCTTCATCACTCAGCGTATTCCTCCTTCTCAGTTtggtcctccagccaggtcactattgTTCTCCCTTTCTAGTATAAGAAAGTCCTACTGGAAAAACTGTCTTAGACAGTCTTCTGCTCCACTATCCAGTCTGTACCACCTCCCCCATTGCTAGAAGGGGAACTCAGTTccactctctactccaggtttcagcccagggaccctgcaacTGGTGGCTAAGGTCTGCACTATCCCAAACCTTGATACTTTCCCCCCTAGTCTACCTCCTACTTCACCTCTATCATAATCCGTCTCTGTCTACCTCTGGGTACACCTTTTCCTCTTGGTACACTTTTCCTTCAGGACCAGGGCTTCTATTTACCCCTAGCATCTATCGCTAAACCCAGAAATCAACTACAAGCCTCCTGTTCTACAGCCCTCTTAGGGCTCTTATATTATACCTTTTGGTTTTATAGTAGCTTAGTTTGCCCCTTGTTGAGCTGGTCTCCATCATCAATTAAAAATTTATCAGCCCTGATTCTCCTCCAGATGCAGCCTGTCACAGGGTTAATTGGCCCTTTCTCTCTACCCAGGTCTTTTGTATTGGGTTCCGAGAGGTCTTATTGAAAACCCAGGAGGTGGGCGGGCTTCTAAAGGCCCCTCCCACAGTCTTTGGGGAGGATCCACAAGGCCCAGGAACTCAAGTAGTTACAGGGGACAACGGGAAAAAAAACCAAGGACAGGTGTGAGGTCAAAGGGTTGAAAATAAGAGAACCCCAAACAGCCCCCAccgctcctcaaaggtgtcaaggAAGCCAGTGGACATTACCCAGAGCAACTTTGCCTGGATGCGTGAATGGAGTGAGGATCGGAAATAGgtcccacagtcacaggaaactccctcagccaacctcctctccctggtcttaTAGATGGCCACTTTGGCCTGCACTAGGAGGAGGTTAACAAGgaggtcccgcgactttgtggggctaTGGATAAGGTGTGCGTATataagaaggtgaggggaaaagtgcaccCAAAAATGTAAAGGGATGTCTAGGAGGagccagaataggggctgcaacctaaAGCACTCCAGGTACACATGCGCCAGGGTCTTCCTCACACCGCAAAAGGGACAGGCGTTGGGAACGGGGGTGAACCGTGCCAAGTACATACCCGTGCTCATGGCTCCAtggaggagccaccaactgatatcccccTTGAGCCGTGAAACCAAGGTGgaatataggctggcccaccagcCAGGGGGTTCCTCATCCTCAACAGGTGGCAATAGGTCCTGCCACTTAGCACTGGGGTGGGACACAAGGGTGAGGAAATGGAGCATATGGAGCACAAGCATATATAGATGCACCCTTGGCACGGTTCGAAAATGAAccagctgcaggtcgtgcagccagCTCAAGGTGGGTGGGGGggccatgtggtgggggggagcTCATGGGGCAGAGGCCCTAGGAAGACATCCCAAAGACCTGGGGTGTAGGGTGAGTGGGGAGCACCCTTCCACAGGACCCCCTCGAGGTAAACCCAAGCAGTGGGCAGAAAGGCTGCtctcacctcctgaagtatgtGCCAGGGAGTACAAAGGGTGGAaagccccatgcgctgagtgagcgtcaggggatccaccCAGTCTCCCGGGCCATAGTCCAGGAGGCCTCCGATTCTGGTGACTTCTGCCTGTGATGTGTTGAGCAGGATGACATGACATCTTTAAAAAGGTTAGCTGAGGTACTATGTGCCAGTTCCTGCTCTCAATTATGAGGCTGCAACTCCCATAAAAACTGTACAAGATACAAGGCTCCATAAGAGTAAGGCTTAAAGCCAGGGCATGGGAAGGCAGCACTGAACATCCCAAAGAGCAAAAAATTAATCCTGAGCTCACACCTTACAAAAACATGTCGGATTTATTACAAATAAAGTCAGTGCTTCTTAGTCTGAAGCCTAGGCTGAATGAAACTGGCTGGAGAGTCCTTGTGTCTGATAGCTAAATACCTCAGACACTAGCTTCTGTGCAGGGTGACAGAACAGTTGCCTATTAAGGAGTAGATACAATATTTGGCTAAAGTAGGATCTATTGACCTAATTGGCAAAATAGTGGATCCCACAGGGCAGATTCAGGGGTCTGCCCACATGAAGGAGTTTCCGGGATCATgggcttaggccctgatcctgtttgAACCAAGGTCTTTGTTTGTAAGCTTGGGGCAAGGACCTTGTCTTCTCTGTTCCCTTTGGTAATAAATACAGGCTATCAGATGAGAAAGCTGGTGCTGTGACAAAAGCCCTAGCTGAGGAATTAATTTACAGATTTGGAGCCCCTCGAAGTCTGGACCAGCAGTACTGCCAGTCCAAAGCATGCAGATATCATGAGTCAGGCACCTACAAATCACAAGATTGGCTTgaaatcatgactttttttttgtaactaaTTTGTCTTTGCCACCTTCTTTTCAAGCCTTTAGGTTGCACTTGggactcattttcaaagcttttctctgtaacaatgagggttagaaactttcttttatttttaaatgaactccAAGATTCTCCCATATTCACATGACACCAGGAACTGGAAGTTTAATCAAAAGagcaaatattgcaagactggTAATAAAACTGTGAGAACTGACAACACTGAAGCAAGGCAGTAACTTTAGTTCTGCCCTATACAAATAGCCATGTAGGGCTTAGTAATTAATAAACCTTGAACAACTCTGTATTTCCCCCAATCTGATAGGCTGAATAGAATACTAACTATCATGTTAGCAATGCTTATGTAACACAATCAGAGTAGCTGGGATAAGTTACAGCCATTCATTAGTATGGCTTACAGAAAGAGCAATCAGTCTTCTATTGACTTTACTTTTTACCAAGTCATGTTCGGTTGAGAAACTATCTTGACAGCTGTAGTAGTTACAGGGATACAAGTAATGCAAGTGGTTGCGGGTGTGTCTGACTATAATCAGCAGGTAGACAGATCTGAAATCCATTTGGAAGCTGTTAAAAAAATACAACCCAAAACCAGAATATCATGTTAGTGCTTCTGGGAGACAAAAGCTAGATTCTGGTATAAAAGTCACCTTCCAGAATTATTCAGAAAGTGAGCCAGTGTGGGTACAGGAGAATGTGAAAAAGAGGGGCCCTTTTTCAAAATGAAGGAAATAATTTTAAGAGCCACTTGTAAGAAGCTAACTGCCAAGTTGAAGACAGAATCACGTGAAAAGGAAAAGCAGATGGGCCATAGAATACTACTATAAGTTAAAGATTCTCTTATGGGCACCTGGATTCCCTTTACAAAGCATTAAGTGTCAGGCAAAAAAGTAAAACATACCTTTCAGTTTGCATGACTTCTAATTTAAATGAATGAAGTTGTCAGTAGAGCTGGAAACCCCACATTTTCTGGCTTGCAGGCCTGTGCTTTTACCATAAGACCATCTCTGCAGAGGAATGCAGAGACAAAAGATGAGAGATACAGAAATATGGTGTGTAATTATTTTTCCACTGAGTGACACTGAATGCAACACTTTACTAACCTAAATGATTAGTTACAATGTAACAGCCAAATGCAACCTTCAATCTTTTGGGCAAAATGCTCTTTGACACCAATGGGAAATCAGCATTCTGTCCTTGATTTTGTAGCCCCAATCTCCACAATCATCTTTAATTAAAACCATAATTCATGATCCCCCCCTCTCCTGTTCTAAGCTCATCAGTACCCTAAAATGGTCACTATATCAGAAGCAAACAGTCCTTATGAGACCTATTTTTCTCTTGCTATGTTTCATCATCCATGGGCCTGATTGAAAATGTGGGAGCTGGGTTAAGCAATGAAATATGGCAGGTGCACACACCTCAGTAAGTTACTAAAACAATGTACTGTGGTTAATCTTATTTAATTCAAAATGGGTGAAATCACCCATGCAGACAGCTAGCATAAGACCTATGCACTATCTATGTCTTATTTAAATCCTCACATAGGACCTTtagcccagctcctcaaaggtatttatgcTCCTaattttcactgatttcaatttCCACTTAAATTAATATCAATTAtgagcctaaatacctctgatgTTCTGGGCCTTTATGCCTAAGCCTCTTCAAATGACTGGTTAACCCCTCATTTCTCCCAATGAGAATAAGCAGGCTGGCCCAGCACTTTGTTCACATGACAATTTGCTACAGGTATAGCATATTGTAATAACACCAGCATGATGCATCCAGCAAAGCCCCAGCCCTATACCATCTTCTTCTGGAAAGGGCTTGGGGGTGCAGGGGTAGCATTGTGCAtgggccccccccccaggagGAAGTGCCTGCAGTTGCTTTCTTGTAACCCCCTCTGGGCAACATGTTTTTAATGGGTCTAGGAAGGAGTCACAGGAGCTGTCCACAAAAGGAGCAGAGTCTGGAATGACGTGGAGACCCCTGAAGAACAGTGGGATCCAAAGACCTTCTGGCACacaaagggtaaaacaaataacATGGGAGATACAACGTGTCAGGATGTCCTTTCAAGACATGTACAGTGTCCTGTTGGGGTACAGAATACAGGCAGAAGTCCTCTGCACTCTCTCTGTCCAACAGGCAGACCCCACCATTCCCTGGTAAACTAGCTGCAGCCAGGTTGAATCCACCCCTGCTGTATGGGAGAAatgagggtggggtcagggagTAACATGATGTCACAACCAGGCCTTTATAAGGGGCTTAGCTTACAACTTCTCACAGTTTGAATTCAGCTGTGGTTGAGGACTGGGAGCTTCTTGTTATTGCTAAGCCCTGGTAACGAAGTCTTCAAGGAAAGAAGATGCAAACTCTGCATAGCAGCCAATCTGTTAGACCTTTTAAACTGAGAAAGAGTTTTGGTAAGTCAGCTGGGTATTGTATATATCTAAGCTATATTTGAGGTTGAGGAATGCATGTgtataatatttgtttttttcttttacacagcaactagactGGAAGAAGGAGCAGGAATTCGGGCAAAGTTCCCAACAAAAATCCCAGTAAATATCTGTTCCATTTGCTATATCAGTATTTTAGCTTTTCTTAAATAAAGCTCAGCCattgaagtctttttgtttgtttaaaaacagtCAAACACTTTCAATTGCTTTAAAAGTGATTTCTTATTACTCTCTAAAAACAGGTAATTGTTGAACGGTATCAGAAAGAAAAATATCTTCCTCTACTGGACAAAACAAAATTTCTTGTGCCTCAGGAGCTCACCATGACACAGTTTATAACTATCATTAGGTATGTAGCAAACTCTGGAATAGCAATTAGCCCTCTATAAATGTGGCTGTGTGCTCTTATGCTGTGGCTTGCAAGATCTGGAATCTAGATGTTAATTTGAATCATGTTCTCTAGTACTCAGCCAAGAGGGGTTCAGTTTTACTGAGTGCTGTGTGTGGGAAGCACAGAGATCTAGTCGCTGGCCCTCTTTTTGCCTGCATGACACTAATAGAGGTAAAACCTACAAAGTGTTCTCTCtgtcttttttaaaacaagcttTCTTTCCAAACCTGTTCAGAGCTTCTTGTGAAATCAGTGACAGCATAGAAGCACAAAGTTTGTCCATAAGCCTAAATAAATAGTTTCTGTCTGATTCATGTCCTGCTTGCCTCTGTGAGGAGAACTTAAGTAAAAAGGGAGTTGAGTGGTAACCAGGACTTGGAGATTTTTAGTCCAAGCcctgctactgacttgctgtgaACCTGAGTAAACTGACAGAAGTATCTCAGGTGTGGGCTGTGTGAGGCAAACTGCTTCTAAATTGCTCTGAGGTCACTGGCTGAAAAGCTCTACAGGGAAGAAGTCCTCTACCCCTGTAATTCTTAAGTATACTCTAGAGTATGTCTGTCTTTAAAAGAACATTGCCTTTAAAAAGCCTATGATCTCTATATAATACAATGGCTTCCATCAAGTATAAGGGCTATGTGTGGGTGGATGGGTAGACAGGCCTAACTCTTGGGAGCTGAGCCCCTCTGAGAAGGACTAATCTCTCTTTCAAAGACTGAGTGAAGCTTTGAATATGTCTGTAAATAAAGGTTTAAAGCCATACTCGATCTTGCATCATACGTTGAACAGTGCTGAAGAGACTTCTGCTCTCTGCTTAGTATTTAGCAACT includes:
- the MAP1LC3C gene encoding microtubule-associated proteins 1A/1B light chain 3C codes for the protein MQTLHSSQSVRPFKLRKSFATRLEEGAGIRAKFPTKIPVIVERYQKEKYLPLLDKTKFLVPQELTMTQFITIIRSRMALNATQAFYLLVNNKSLASMSLTLAEVYRDYKDEDGFVYMTYASQEMFGCLLPTAQGKFKEHLLKT